The Primulina eburnea isolate SZY01 chromosome 8, ASM2296580v1, whole genome shotgun sequence genome contains a region encoding:
- the LOC140840246 gene encoding uncharacterized protein isoform X2 translates to MAATPMPRSNPCVSSSFFLSPPSHSFYSPRFQMSSVLPPLPENRVILGVGSATVDFLAAVATYPRPDDKIRSTSAMIQGGGNAGNALTCAARLGLKPRLISKVADDSQGKGILEELEADGVDSSFVAVSEGGNSPFTYIIVDDQTKTRTCIHTPGYPPMIPDDLPESNLLEALDGVKIVYFDGRLHETALVVAQEAARRGIPILIDAERKREGLDDLLSLSSYAVCSAKFPQAWTGAPSVPSALVSMLLKLPNIKFVVVTIGEDGCIMLERSVCEVHYEEIDVDVVLETLKQKKDYDTTLPTYVASNEAKLRAKGIGTVCGRLLIGTAEKIPPSELVDTTGAGDSFIGAVLYALCTNMAPEKMLPFASQVVGLTCCYWLQSPGGQNRSSTTHRFQIDYFFNLEIPSGGRGTCVVADLKGVSGRQLGLFFLAFLTGFFWTDILIYLLENLP, encoded by the exons ATGGCAGCAACACCAATGCCACGCTCAAATCCTTGTGTCAGCTCCTCATTCTTCCTTTCTCCTCCAAGTCATTCCTTCTATTCTCCCAG GTTCCAAATGTCTTCTGTTCTGCCTCCTCTCCCCGAAAATCGCGTTATT TTGGGTGTCGGATCAGCGACGGTGGATTTCTTGGCGGCGGTGGCCACTTATCCACGGCCGGATGATAAGATTAGAAGCACTAGCGCCATG ATTCAAGGAGGTGGAAATGCAGGGAATGCATTGACTTGTGCTGCTCGTTTGGGGTTAAAACCAAGGCTGATTTCCAAG GTCGCGGATGACTCTCAAGGTAAAGGAATATTGGAGGAACTAGAGGCTGATGGTGTAGATTCGTCGTTTGTTGCA GTTTCTGAGGGGGGCAACTCACCATTCACCTATATCATTGTTGATGACCAAAC GAAAACACGCACTTGCATTCACACTCCAGGATACCCTCCCATGATTCCTGATGATTTACCAGAATCAAACTTATTAGAAGCATTGGATGGAGTAAAAATAGTTTATTTTGATGGAAGGCTGCATGAAACCGCTCTAGTTGTGGCTCAGGAG GCAGCACGCAGAGGTATTCCGATTCTAATTGATGCCGAAAGGAAGAGAGAAGGGCTGGATGATCTTTTGAGTTTGTCTAGTTATGCTGTATGCTCTGCTAAATTTCCACAG GCATGGACAGGTGCTCCATCTGTTCCAAGTGCCCTTGTTTCCATGCTTCTAAAGTTGCCAAATATCAAGTTTGTAGTAGTCACCATAGGGGAGGATGGGTGCATCATGCTGGAAAGGTCTGTATGTG AAGTTCATTATGAAGAAATAGATGTAGATGTTGTATTGGAGACACTGAAGCAGAAAAAGGATTATGACACTACTCTTCCAACATATGTAGCATCA AATGAGGCAAAACTGCGGGCAAAAGGGATTGGCACTGTGTGCGGCAGGCTTCTCATAGGAACGGCTGAGAAGATTCCACCCTCAGAACTTGTTGATACCACAGGTGCTGGTGATTCGTTCATAGGAGCAGTTCTTTATG CTCTTTGCACCAACATGGCACCAGAGAAGATGCTGCCTTTTGCCTCTCAAGTGGTTGGTTTAACTT GCTGCTATTGGCTGCAGAGCCCTGGGGGCCAGAACCGGTCTTCCACAACGCACAGATTCCAGATTGACTACTTTTTTAATCTAGAGATCCCAAGTGGTGGCCGTGGTACTTGCGTGGTGGCTGACTTAAAAGGAGTATCCGGTCGTCAACTTGGGCTGTTTTTTTTAGCATTCTTGACAGGATTTTTTTGGACCGATATCCTGATATACCTGCTAGAAAACTTGCCTTGA
- the LOC140840245 gene encoding multiple C2 domain and transmembrane region protein 10, whose translation MNKERLVVEVVGAHNLMPKDGEGSSSPFVEAEFENQRQKTQVKYRDLNPVWNEKLVFHVNDVADLPYRTIEVNVFNEKRSNNSRNFLGKVRVSGSSIAREGEEVAQLYTLDKRSLFSHVRGEISLKLYLSSKVEVKQVINGGSGGGNGAAVPGGGISKKSKKMQQQSGNLVVPKQMGVGMGQEHGKMGSVLQNQAHLKNVEPGQGDMKPVVITTVPRPVIPATSPRGVLGGNGGVGGVHGGVGGPLSEYALKETSPHLGGVNKDKTSSTYDLVEQMQYLYVKVVKAREISVFGGGEVVAEVKLGNYKGITKRVSLGNAEWDQIFAFSKDCIQSSVAEVFVKENNKEEFLGRVWFDLNEVPKRVPPDSQLAPQWYRMEDKKGDRAKCGEIMLSIWFGTQADEAFAEAWHSKAANVHLDGLCSIKSKVYLSPKLWYLRVGVIEAQDVVLGDKGASMNMVRYPELFAKVQVGNQVLRTRIASPAANRSLSNPSWNEDLMFVVAEPFEDFLLISVEDRLMPNREEVAGRVILPVAKLERRLDDKPVVSRWFNLDTQYSNPNETKTVVRFSSRIHLQVSLEGGYHVLDEATMYSSDVRPTAKQLWKPHIGVLEVGILGATNIMPVKIKDGKGGSTDSYCVAKYGQKWVRTRTVVDSLSPKWNEQYTWEVFDPCTVISIGVFDNSRVDKNMVSGTANRDIRIGKVRIRLSTLESDRVYTHAYPLLMLHPSGVKKMGELHLAVRFSCANMFNMLNMYAMPLLPKMHYVQPLSVNQLDSLRYQAMNVVASRLSRAEPALGREVVEYMLDHDSHMWSMRKSKANFFRLTNVLAWFVAMTRLLEILRNWHKPVYTTLFLIAFMTLVLVPELIIPCILLTLAVMGLWRYRSRPRHPSHMDTRLSNAESVHPDELDEEFDSFPTSRSAEVIRMRYDRLRSVAGRIQTVVGDLATQGERFQALLSWRDPRATFLFVIFCLLAAFGFYLVPIRWVVALFGLYYLRPPKFRNKLPSSAVSFFKRLPTNADSML comes from the coding sequence ATGAATAAGGAAAggctggtggtggaggtggtggggGCGCACAATCTGATGCCCAAAGACGGCGAGGGGTCTTCTTCGCCGTTCGTGGAGGCGGAGTTTGAGAACCAGAGACAGAAGACTCAGGTGAAGTACAGGGACCTGAACCCGGTTTGGAATGAGAAGCTCGTGTTTCATGTAAACGACGTTGCAGACCTCCCGTACCGAACGATAGAAGTGAACGTTTTCAACGAGAAGAGGTCGAATAACAGTAGGAATTTCTTGGGAAAAGTGAGGGTTTCGGGGTCGAGTATAGCCAGAGAAGGTGAAGAAGTGGCTCAGCTTTATACGCTGGATAAAAGGAGTCTTTTCTCGCATGTGAGGGGTGAGATTAGTTTGAAGCTTTATCTTTCTTCTAAAGTAGAGGTTAAACAGGTTATTAACGGCGGTAGTGGTGGTGGGAATGGGGCGGCGGTTCCCGGTGGTGGGATTTCCAAGAAAAGCAagaaaatgcagcagcagaGCGGGAACTTGGTGGTGCCTAAGCAAATGGGTGTGGGGATGGGCCAAGAACATGGTAAAATGGGGTCGGTCTTGCAAAATCAGGCCCATTTGAAGAATGTGGAGCCGGGTCAGGGTGACATGAAACCTGTTGTTATAACCACTGTTCCTCGTCCGGTTATTCCGGCTACCTCACCCCGCGGCGTTCTCGGTGGAAATGGCGGTGTGGGTGGTGTCCATGGTGGTGTTGGCGGGCCTTTAAGTGAGTATGCTTTGAAGGAAACAAGCCCACATCTTGGTGGTGTTAACAAGGATAAAACAAGCTCAACTTATGATCTCGTGGAGCAAATGCAGTATTTGTATGTTAAAGTTGTGAAGGCTAGAGAGATTTCTGTATTTGGTGGCGGTGAAGTGGTGGCAGAGGTGAAACTTGGAAATTACAAAGGGATTACAAAGAGGGTTTCTTTGGGGAATGCGGAATGGGACCAAATTTTTGCCTTTTCGAAGGATTGCATACAATCCTCTGTGGCGGAGGTTTTTGTGAAGGAGAATAACAAAGAAGAGTTCTTAGGGCGTGTTTGGTTTGATTTGAACGAGGTCCCGAAAAGGGTTCCGCCGGATAGTCAGTTAGCACCTCAATGGTATAGAATGGAGGATAAGAAGGGAGACAGGGCTAAATGTGGTGAAATTATGTTGTCTATTTGGTTTGGAACTCAAGCGGACGAGGCCTTTGCCGAGGCATGGCATTCAAAGGCGGCAAACGTGCATTTGGATGGATTGTGTTCGATTAAGTCAAAAGTTTATTTGTCTCCCAAACTTTGGTATTTGAGAGTGGGTGTAATTGAAGCACAAGATGTCGTGTTGGGAGACAAAGGTGCCTCTATGAATATGGTGAGGTATCCTGAACTTTTTGCTAAAGTTCAAGTGGGGAACCAGGTTTTAAGGACTAGAATCGCTTCCCCTGCTGCAAATAGGAGCCTCTCTAATCCTTCTTGGAATGAGGACTTGATGTTTGTGGTAGCGGAGCCTTTTGAGGACTTTTTGTTAATCTCTGTTGAGGATCGACTGATGCCAAATAGAGAGGAGGTTGCAGGAAGGGTGATTCTTCCGGTCGCGAAGCTCGAAAGGAGGCTAGATGACAAGCCTGTGGTATCTAGGTGGTTCAATCTGGATACTCAATATAGCAACCCAAATGAGACCAAAACTGTTGTGAGATTTTCATCTAGAATTCACCTTCAAGTCTCTCTCGAGGGGGGCTACCATGTGCTTGATGAGGCAACGATGTATAGCAGCGATGTTCGACCCACCGCTAAGCAGCTATGGAAGCCCCACATTGGTGTACTTGAAGTTGGTATTTTGGGTGCCACCAATATTATGCCTGTGAAGATCAAAGATGGCAAAGGAGGTTCCACTGATTCTTATTGTGTGGCGAAGTATGGGCAAAAGTGGGTTCGAACTAGAACTGTTGTTGATAGCTTGTCTCCCAAATGGAATGAACAGTACACTTGGGAAGTCTTTGATCCTTGCACTGTGATATCCATTGGGGTGTTTGATAATTCACGGGTCGACAAGAATATGGTGTCTGGAACAGCTAACCGGGATATACGCATTGGGAAAGTTAGGATCCGGTTGTCTACCCTTGAATCTGATAGAGTGTACACACATGCTTACCCACTGTTGATGCTGCATCCTTCTGGGGTTAAAAAGATGGGAGAGCTTCATTTGGCAGTACGGTTTTCTTGCGCGAACATGTTCAACATGCTCAATATGTACGCCATGCCACTGCTACCAAAGATGCATTATGTTCAGCCACTGTCTGTGAATCAGTTGGATAGTTTGAGGTATCAGGCGATGAATGTGGTGGCTTCCAGGCTCAGTCGAGCGGAGCCTGCTTTGGGAAGAGAAGTGGTGGAGTACATGCTAGACCATGATTCACACATGTGGAGCATGAGAAAGAGCAAAGCAAATTTCTTCAGGCTCACCAATGTTTTGGCCTGGTTTGTTGCCATGACCAGGTTGCTGGAGATTTTGAGAAACTGGCACAAACCTGTGTACACGACCCTCTTTCTTATTGCTTTCATGACACTCGTGTTGGTGCCCGAGCTTATAATTCCTTGCATATTGCTAACCCTAGCTGTCATGGGGCTCTGGCGCTACAGGTCTCGCCCCCGGCACCCATCTCACATGGATACTCGGCTCTCCAATGCTGAGAGTGTGCATCCAGATGAATTAGATGAGGAATTTGATTCCTTCCCGACTAGCAGAAGTGCAGAAGTTATTCGAATGAGATATGATCGACTCAGGAGTGTGGCTGGGAGGATTCAAACTGTGGTTGGGGATCTGGCGACTCAAGGTGAGAGATTTCAGGCATTGCTAAGCTGGCGCGACCCGAGAGCTACATTCTTGTTTGTGATATTTTGCTTGTTGGCGGCTTTTGGATTCTATCTAGTTCCAATCAGATGGGTGGTGGCTCTTTTTGGTTTGTATTATCTGAGGCCACCGAAGTTCAGGAACAAATTGCCTTCAAGTGCTGTTAGTTTCTTCAAGAGGCTGCCTACAAATGCGGATAGCATGTTGTGA
- the LOC140840246 gene encoding uncharacterized protein isoform X3: MAATPMPRSNPCVSSSFFLSPPSHSFYSPRFQMSSVLPPLPENRVILGVGSATVDFLAAVATYPRPDDKIRSTSAMIQGGGNAGNALTCAARLGLKPRLISKVADDSQGKGILEELEADGVDSSFVAVSEGGNSPFTYIIVDDQTKTRTCIHTPGYPPMIPDDLPESNLLEALDGVKIVYFDGRLHETALVVAQEAARRGIPILIDAERKREGLDDLLSLSSYAVCSAKFPQAWTGAPSVPSALVSMLLKLPNIKFVVVTIGEDGCIMLERSVCEKVHYEEIDVDDVLETLKQKKDYDTTLPTYVASNEAKLRAKGIGTVCGRLLIGTAEKIPPSELVDTTGAGDSFIGAVLYALCTNMAPEKMLPFASQVAAIGCRALGARTGLPQRTDSRLTTFLI; encoded by the exons ATGGCAGCAACACCAATGCCACGCTCAAATCCTTGTGTCAGCTCCTCATTCTTCCTTTCTCCTCCAAGTCATTCCTTCTATTCTCCCAG GTTCCAAATGTCTTCTGTTCTGCCTCCTCTCCCCGAAAATCGCGTTATT TTGGGTGTCGGATCAGCGACGGTGGATTTCTTGGCGGCGGTGGCCACTTATCCACGGCCGGATGATAAGATTAGAAGCACTAGCGCCATG ATTCAAGGAGGTGGAAATGCAGGGAATGCATTGACTTGTGCTGCTCGTTTGGGGTTAAAACCAAGGCTGATTTCCAAG GTCGCGGATGACTCTCAAGGTAAAGGAATATTGGAGGAACTAGAGGCTGATGGTGTAGATTCGTCGTTTGTTGCA GTTTCTGAGGGGGGCAACTCACCATTCACCTATATCATTGTTGATGACCAAAC GAAAACACGCACTTGCATTCACACTCCAGGATACCCTCCCATGATTCCTGATGATTTACCAGAATCAAACTTATTAGAAGCATTGGATGGAGTAAAAATAGTTTATTTTGATGGAAGGCTGCATGAAACCGCTCTAGTTGTGGCTCAGGAG GCAGCACGCAGAGGTATTCCGATTCTAATTGATGCCGAAAGGAAGAGAGAAGGGCTGGATGATCTTTTGAGTTTGTCTAGTTATGCTGTATGCTCTGCTAAATTTCCACAG GCATGGACAGGTGCTCCATCTGTTCCAAGTGCCCTTGTTTCCATGCTTCTAAAGTTGCCAAATATCAAGTTTGTAGTAGTCACCATAGGGGAGGATGGGTGCATCATGCTGGAAAGGTCTGTATGTG AAAAAGTTCATTATGAAGAAATAGATGTAGATGATGTATTGGAGACACTGAAGCAGAAAAAGGATTATGACACTACTCTTCCAACATATGTAGCATCA AATGAGGCAAAACTGCGGGCAAAAGGGATTGGCACTGTGTGCGGCAGGCTTCTCATAGGAACGGCTGAGAAGATTCCACCCTCAGAACTTGTTGATACCACAGGTGCTGGTGATTCGTTCATAGGAGCAGTTCTTTATG CTCTTTGCACCAACATGGCACCAGAGAAGATGCTGCCTTTTGCCTCTCAAGTG GCTGCTATTGGCTGCAGAGCCCTGGGGGCCAGAACCGGTCTTCCACAACGCACAGATTCCAGATTGACTACTTTTTTAATCTAG
- the LOC140840246 gene encoding uncharacterized protein isoform X5, producing the protein MIQGGGNAGNALTCAARLGLKPRLISKVADDSQGKGILEELEADGVDSSFVAVSEGGNSPFTYIIVDDQTKTRTCIHTPGYPPMIPDDLPESNLLEALDGVKIVYFDGRLHETALVVAQEAARRGIPILIDAERKREGLDDLLSLSSYAVCSAKFPQAWTGAPSVPSALVSMLLKLPNIKFVVVTIGEDGCIMLERSVCEKVHYEEIDVDDVLETLKQKKDYDTTLPTYVASNEAKLRAKGIGTVCGRLLIGTAEKIPPSELVDTTGAGDSFIGAVLYALCTNMAPEKMLPFASQVVGLTCCYWLQSPGGQNRSSTTHRFQIDYFFNLEIPSGGRGTCVVADLKGVSGRQLGLFFLAFLTGFFWTDILIYLLENLP; encoded by the exons ATG ATTCAAGGAGGTGGAAATGCAGGGAATGCATTGACTTGTGCTGCTCGTTTGGGGTTAAAACCAAGGCTGATTTCCAAG GTCGCGGATGACTCTCAAGGTAAAGGAATATTGGAGGAACTAGAGGCTGATGGTGTAGATTCGTCGTTTGTTGCA GTTTCTGAGGGGGGCAACTCACCATTCACCTATATCATTGTTGATGACCAAAC GAAAACACGCACTTGCATTCACACTCCAGGATACCCTCCCATGATTCCTGATGATTTACCAGAATCAAACTTATTAGAAGCATTGGATGGAGTAAAAATAGTTTATTTTGATGGAAGGCTGCATGAAACCGCTCTAGTTGTGGCTCAGGAG GCAGCACGCAGAGGTATTCCGATTCTAATTGATGCCGAAAGGAAGAGAGAAGGGCTGGATGATCTTTTGAGTTTGTCTAGTTATGCTGTATGCTCTGCTAAATTTCCACAG GCATGGACAGGTGCTCCATCTGTTCCAAGTGCCCTTGTTTCCATGCTTCTAAAGTTGCCAAATATCAAGTTTGTAGTAGTCACCATAGGGGAGGATGGGTGCATCATGCTGGAAAGGTCTGTATGTG AAAAAGTTCATTATGAAGAAATAGATGTAGATGATGTATTGGAGACACTGAAGCAGAAAAAGGATTATGACACTACTCTTCCAACATATGTAGCATCA AATGAGGCAAAACTGCGGGCAAAAGGGATTGGCACTGTGTGCGGCAGGCTTCTCATAGGAACGGCTGAGAAGATTCCACCCTCAGAACTTGTTGATACCACAGGTGCTGGTGATTCGTTCATAGGAGCAGTTCTTTATG CTCTTTGCACCAACATGGCACCAGAGAAGATGCTGCCTTTTGCCTCTCAAGTGGTTGGTTTAACTT GCTGCTATTGGCTGCAGAGCCCTGGGGGCCAGAACCGGTCTTCCACAACGCACAGATTCCAGATTGACTACTTTTTTAATCTAGAGATCCCAAGTGGTGGCCGTGGTACTTGCGTGGTGGCTGACTTAAAAGGAGTATCCGGTCGTCAACTTGGGCTGTTTTTTTTAGCATTCTTGACAGGATTTTTTTGGACCGATATCCTGATATACCTGCTAGAAAACTTGCCTTGA
- the LOC140840246 gene encoding uncharacterized protein isoform X1, whose translation MAATPMPRSNPCVSSSFFLSPPSHSFYSPRFQMSSVLPPLPENRVILGVGSATVDFLAAVATYPRPDDKIRSTSAMIQGGGNAGNALTCAARLGLKPRLISKVADDSQGKGILEELEADGVDSSFVAVSEGGNSPFTYIIVDDQTKTRTCIHTPGYPPMIPDDLPESNLLEALDGVKIVYFDGRLHETALVVAQEAARRGIPILIDAERKREGLDDLLSLSSYAVCSAKFPQAWTGAPSVPSALVSMLLKLPNIKFVVVTIGEDGCIMLERSVCEKVHYEEIDVDDVLETLKQKKDYDTTLPTYVASNEAKLRAKGIGTVCGRLLIGTAEKIPPSELVDTTGAGDSFIGAVLYALCTNMAPEKMLPFASQVVGLTCCYWLQSPGGQNRSSTTHRFQIDYFFNLEIPSGGRGTCVVADLKGVSGRQLGLFFLAFLTGFFWTDILIYLLENLP comes from the exons ATGGCAGCAACACCAATGCCACGCTCAAATCCTTGTGTCAGCTCCTCATTCTTCCTTTCTCCTCCAAGTCATTCCTTCTATTCTCCCAG GTTCCAAATGTCTTCTGTTCTGCCTCCTCTCCCCGAAAATCGCGTTATT TTGGGTGTCGGATCAGCGACGGTGGATTTCTTGGCGGCGGTGGCCACTTATCCACGGCCGGATGATAAGATTAGAAGCACTAGCGCCATG ATTCAAGGAGGTGGAAATGCAGGGAATGCATTGACTTGTGCTGCTCGTTTGGGGTTAAAACCAAGGCTGATTTCCAAG GTCGCGGATGACTCTCAAGGTAAAGGAATATTGGAGGAACTAGAGGCTGATGGTGTAGATTCGTCGTTTGTTGCA GTTTCTGAGGGGGGCAACTCACCATTCACCTATATCATTGTTGATGACCAAAC GAAAACACGCACTTGCATTCACACTCCAGGATACCCTCCCATGATTCCTGATGATTTACCAGAATCAAACTTATTAGAAGCATTGGATGGAGTAAAAATAGTTTATTTTGATGGAAGGCTGCATGAAACCGCTCTAGTTGTGGCTCAGGAG GCAGCACGCAGAGGTATTCCGATTCTAATTGATGCCGAAAGGAAGAGAGAAGGGCTGGATGATCTTTTGAGTTTGTCTAGTTATGCTGTATGCTCTGCTAAATTTCCACAG GCATGGACAGGTGCTCCATCTGTTCCAAGTGCCCTTGTTTCCATGCTTCTAAAGTTGCCAAATATCAAGTTTGTAGTAGTCACCATAGGGGAGGATGGGTGCATCATGCTGGAAAGGTCTGTATGTG AAAAAGTTCATTATGAAGAAATAGATGTAGATGATGTATTGGAGACACTGAAGCAGAAAAAGGATTATGACACTACTCTTCCAACATATGTAGCATCA AATGAGGCAAAACTGCGGGCAAAAGGGATTGGCACTGTGTGCGGCAGGCTTCTCATAGGAACGGCTGAGAAGATTCCACCCTCAGAACTTGTTGATACCACAGGTGCTGGTGATTCGTTCATAGGAGCAGTTCTTTATG CTCTTTGCACCAACATGGCACCAGAGAAGATGCTGCCTTTTGCCTCTCAAGTGGTTGGTTTAACTT GCTGCTATTGGCTGCAGAGCCCTGGGGGCCAGAACCGGTCTTCCACAACGCACAGATTCCAGATTGACTACTTTTTTAATCTAGAGATCCCAAGTGGTGGCCGTGGTACTTGCGTGGTGGCTGACTTAAAAGGAGTATCCGGTCGTCAACTTGGGCTGTTTTTTTTAGCATTCTTGACAGGATTTTTTTGGACCGATATCCTGATATACCTGCTAGAAAACTTGCCTTGA
- the LOC140840246 gene encoding uncharacterized protein isoform X4 encodes MAATPMPRSNPCVSSSFFLSPPSHSFYSPRFQMSSVLPPLPENRVILGVGSATVDFLAAVATYPRPDDKIRSTSAMIQGGGNAGNALTCAARLGLKPRLISKVADDSQGKGILEELEADGVDSSFVAVSEGGNSPFTYIIVDDQTKTRTCIHTPGYPPMIPDDLPESNLLEALDGVKIVYFDGRLHETALVVAQEAARRGIPILIDAERKREGLDDLLSLSSYAVCSAKFPQAWTGAPSVPSALVSMLLKLPNIKFVVVTIGEDGCIMLERSVCEVHYEEIDVDVVLETLKQKKDYDTTLPTYVASNEAKLRAKGIGTVCGRLLIGTAEKIPPSELVDTTGAGDSFIGAVLYALCTNMAPEKMLPFASQVAAIGCRALGARTGLPQRTDSRLTTFLI; translated from the exons ATGGCAGCAACACCAATGCCACGCTCAAATCCTTGTGTCAGCTCCTCATTCTTCCTTTCTCCTCCAAGTCATTCCTTCTATTCTCCCAG GTTCCAAATGTCTTCTGTTCTGCCTCCTCTCCCCGAAAATCGCGTTATT TTGGGTGTCGGATCAGCGACGGTGGATTTCTTGGCGGCGGTGGCCACTTATCCACGGCCGGATGATAAGATTAGAAGCACTAGCGCCATG ATTCAAGGAGGTGGAAATGCAGGGAATGCATTGACTTGTGCTGCTCGTTTGGGGTTAAAACCAAGGCTGATTTCCAAG GTCGCGGATGACTCTCAAGGTAAAGGAATATTGGAGGAACTAGAGGCTGATGGTGTAGATTCGTCGTTTGTTGCA GTTTCTGAGGGGGGCAACTCACCATTCACCTATATCATTGTTGATGACCAAAC GAAAACACGCACTTGCATTCACACTCCAGGATACCCTCCCATGATTCCTGATGATTTACCAGAATCAAACTTATTAGAAGCATTGGATGGAGTAAAAATAGTTTATTTTGATGGAAGGCTGCATGAAACCGCTCTAGTTGTGGCTCAGGAG GCAGCACGCAGAGGTATTCCGATTCTAATTGATGCCGAAAGGAAGAGAGAAGGGCTGGATGATCTTTTGAGTTTGTCTAGTTATGCTGTATGCTCTGCTAAATTTCCACAG GCATGGACAGGTGCTCCATCTGTTCCAAGTGCCCTTGTTTCCATGCTTCTAAAGTTGCCAAATATCAAGTTTGTAGTAGTCACCATAGGGGAGGATGGGTGCATCATGCTGGAAAGGTCTGTATGTG AAGTTCATTATGAAGAAATAGATGTAGATGTTGTATTGGAGACACTGAAGCAGAAAAAGGATTATGACACTACTCTTCCAACATATGTAGCATCA AATGAGGCAAAACTGCGGGCAAAAGGGATTGGCACTGTGTGCGGCAGGCTTCTCATAGGAACGGCTGAGAAGATTCCACCCTCAGAACTTGTTGATACCACAGGTGCTGGTGATTCGTTCATAGGAGCAGTTCTTTATG CTCTTTGCACCAACATGGCACCAGAGAAGATGCTGCCTTTTGCCTCTCAAGTG GCTGCTATTGGCTGCAGAGCCCTGGGGGCCAGAACCGGTCTTCCACAACGCACAGATTCCAGATTGACTACTTTTTTAATCTAG